In Bufo gargarizans isolate SCDJY-AF-19 chromosome 6, ASM1485885v1, whole genome shotgun sequence, a single genomic region encodes these proteins:
- the MTG2 gene encoding mitochondrial ribosome-associated GTPase 2, translating to MQTVQSLSRLWGLAHTFQLCRALTSQTLSFEGLLPAPHVSHRRFLSTGSPLCAKPRNLSKGKRDVSEKKLTRYFVDHRKVRVVGGTGGDGASCFHSEPRKEFGGPDGGDGGNGGHVIFRVDPCVKSFSSIAPVYQGFQGESGRSKNCYGKCGEILYIKVPLGTLVKEDGVTLADLSTPGEEFVAAYGGVGGKGNRFFLSNENRAPVTATPGSPGEERCLQLELKTMAHAGLVGFPNAGKSSLLRLLTNARPAVAAYPFTTLNPHVGVINYQDYEQIAVADVPGIIEGAHQNRGLGLSFLRHIERCRILLYVLDLTHPEPWTQLISLQYELGQFDESLPLRPHLIVANKLDLPNARRTLELLQKEVKDRIIAVSALTGENAEELILHLRELYDGHRPEGKRAGPYTGW from the exons ATGCAGACGGTGCAGTCCTTGTCCCGACTCTGGGGTCTCGCTCATACATTTCAGCTGTGCCGAGCTCTTACTTCCCAAACACTATCTTTTGAGGGCTTGTTGCCGGCCCCTCATGTGTCACATCGCCGATTTCTATCTACTGGATCCCCCCTATGTGCCAAGCCCCGGAACTTAAGCAAGGGCAAGAGAGATGTGTCTGAGAAAAAGCTG ACCCGTTATTTTGTCGACCATCGTAAAGTCCGCGTGGTGGGAGGAACCGGTGGAGATGGGGCCTCCTGCTTCCATAGTGAACCCAGGAAGGAGTTTGGAGGGCCAGATGGGGGTGATGGTGGAAATGGAGGCCACGTGATATTTAGAG TGGATCCTTGTGTGAAGTCTTTCTCTTCCATCGCTCCAGTATACCAAGGATTTCAGGGCGAGTCTGGTCGTAGCAAAAATTGTTATGGAAAATGTGGTGAGATCTTATACATCAAG GTCCCCCTTGGAACACTTGTGAAGGAGGACGGAGTAACTCTTGCTGACCTCTCCACACCGGGGGAAGAGTTTGTTGCTGCTTATGGAGGTGTTGGAGGAAAAGGAAACAGATTCTTCCTCAGCAATGAGAACCGAGCTCCAGTGACGGCCACGCCAGGTTCTCCTGGAGAAGAGCGGTGTCTCCAACTGGAGCTGAAGACCATGGCTCATGCTGGCCTG GTGGGGTTTCCTAATGCTGGCAAGTCATCTTTATTGCGCCTTCTTACAAACGCCCGGCCCGCTGTCGCCGCCTATCCCTTCACCACCCTCAATCCTCATGTCGGGGTGATCAATTACCAAGATTATGAGCAGATAGCTG TGGCGGATGTTCCAGGCATCATAGAAGGAGCTCATCAGAACCGAGGTTTGGGCCTGTCTTTTCTCAGGCACATTGAAAGGTGTCGGATTCTACTCTACGTGCTGGACCTCACACACCCAGAGCCATGGACCCAACTGATCTCTTTACAGTACGAACTGGGTCAGTTTGACGAGAGTCTTCCGCTCCGTCCCCATCTCATTGTGGCCAACAAACTGGATCTTCCCAATGCCAGGAGGACCCTGGAGCTTTTGCAGAAGGAGGTAAAAGACAGGATTATCGCAGTGTCTGCCCTGACTGGGGAGAATGCTGAAGAGCTTATACTTCACCTTAGAGAGCTGTATGatggacacaggccagaaggaaAAAGAGCTGGACCTTACACGGGCTGGTGA